taaaaattagtattttttgttaaaatgatgtgATTCGAAGTCAACCTGTTACAACCCATTATTACTATCTTTTTGCTCATGGTTTTTCACAAGACTTTATAGTGAGAATCAATTATGTTATTGCAATCTCTGTAGGATCGATATTCTTACTTTTACATCACTTACTACTATTTAACTGTGTATACTTACACGTATAAATAACACATTAATTATCCAAAGTGATTTCCTCTCATCACTGATTGTTTGGACTTGTAATCAATTAGTTGTATATGAAAaacttttgttgttgttgtgattttATCAAAGAGAGATAGGATCCTCAAAAGCATTTTATGAGTGTGCGAGAGTCTCCTTAGGAAACTATGAGTTTCTCTACCTTTTACAATACATTGGTCACTAAGATACTATGTTAAGCGCGCAACCGACCAAGTAAACTTTCACAACTTTGAATCTTAAATTTATAAAATCTTAAATCTTCTCTCTGGCGAGACTCAAGATAATTTTGGAACAAAGATCTGGCGAGACTCAAGATAATTTTGGGACAAAGATCTTTATATCGATCTTTCAaacaccatcacttaattaacaTACTTCTAAAATAATCCGgacttaatttatttttactcACATGTTATTTTTCACTTAATTACTTAAGTAAGCTTTGAAATTAACAATTTGCAATTTCACCCCTCTCTATCATATCAAAACCTGTTCCATCCCAGCTAGCAAGCCTTTATTTCATCATACATTTCCATTCCTTAATAGACAATAATAATTTATTCTAttgtattaatataattttaattttaaaatttctttttagaaaatatttttaccATCTTAACAATTAAACAAATGGGCCAAAAATTCCAATTATTGAAAAGAAAAAGCTGCAGACCATCGGTAGCTAGGTACAATAACATCAACTAGTTGAGTTAAGGCATTAAATAAACAATTTAAAATGATAATCATAGTAGTGTGTGTACACATTCATTGGCCAACCGGTGTTCCAAGCTCAAAGGAACAGAAGACAACAAACTCAGTAATTTACAGTCAAGCAGCTAGTCTGTACATTTATGGTTCAACTCAAATACAACTACCGTTACTAAATAGAGTGAACAGTGGTCTTGAGTTCttggaagaaaagaaaagaaaaaaaaaaaaatgaaagctgAAATTAAACTTGAAAAGAAGTGATTTAGCTTTAGCAACCCAATCGCAAGCTAAGAGCAGCTTTAACATCTAACCTCCATGCAAACCCACCAAAATCCATCCTCCACACATCACAAGGTAGGGTAAGAGAGtttctctcccttccactcccaCATTCAAACTGCACCACTCTAACCCTACACGTGAACGACGGAGACAGAACCACACCACTTACTTTCATCAACAACCCTACACCTCCCTCACCCATCATCTCCCTATACGCACCGTTTGTCCACGTCACTCTCCCGTAACCGTCCGATATAAACCCTGGACACGTGTCCATGCTCAtcttcattctcttttcttcgtCCGTACTCCCTAGTCCCTCACCCTCCACCCACGCGTCCATCACGCACTCCACCGTCACGCTCGAATAGTAGCACTTAACCGGATCCATCGTTACTACCTTGTTGTGGTTCTCGAAACTCAGCCATTGACACGGTGGCATGTTTTTATTTTCAGCAGTTAGGGTTAGATCTCTCGCCGGAGACTCCTTCGGATCGGGAGTTTCCGGAAGTAAAGGAAGAGTTACCGGCACCGGATGCGTTGAAGAAACGGTTTTCTTCCGGCGGATCCTTCGTTTCTCAGGAGTACTGTTTTGTTTAACGTACTTTCTCCTAGCTCTGCTAGTTTGGTAAAAAGCATCACCGCTCT
This genomic stretch from Vicia villosa cultivar HV-30 ecotype Madison, WI unplaced genomic scaffold, Vvil1.0 ctg.000195F_1_1_1, whole genome shotgun sequence harbors:
- the LOC131625211 gene encoding uncharacterized protein LOC131625211; its protein translation is MDGRGGCCIVRNATGAYDMSTMERIMLRFRPIAPKPSVAGTGTRTGNTASEGSSSESGDAFYQTSRARRKYVKQNSTPEKRRIRRKKTVSSTHPVPVTLPLLPETPDPKESPARDLTLTAENKNMPPCQWLSFENHNKVVTMDPVKCYYSSVTVECVMDAWVEGEGLGSTDEEKRMKMSMDTCPGFISDGYGRVTWTNGAYREMMGEGGVGLLMKVSGVVLSPSFTCRVRVVQFECGSGRERNSLTLPCDVWRMDFGGFAWRLDVKAALSLRLGC